From the Serratia nematodiphila DZ0503SBS1 genome, one window contains:
- a CDS encoding amino acid ABC transporter ATP-binding protein: MIRVHNLQKQFGESHVLRGISCRIAANEVVCVIGPSGSGKSTFLRCINALETLSGGEIEVNGFAVHDQKTDLNKMRESVGMVFQRFNLFPHMTVLENIIMAPVSVKKQPRAEAIAQAEQLLLKVGLLDKIDAYPNSLSGGQQQRVAIARALAMEPKIMLFDEPTSALDPELVGEVLAVMKSLAHEGMTMVVVTHEMGFAREVADRVLFIDQGIIQEEGAPQQIFSQPANPRTQAFLSKVL; this comes from the coding sequence GTGATTCGCGTACATAACCTGCAAAAACAGTTCGGCGAAAGCCACGTGCTGCGCGGCATTTCTTGCCGGATCGCCGCCAACGAAGTGGTGTGCGTCATCGGCCCTTCAGGCTCGGGGAAGAGCACCTTCCTGCGCTGCATCAATGCGCTGGAGACGCTCTCCGGCGGCGAGATCGAGGTCAACGGTTTCGCCGTCCACGATCAGAAAACCGACCTGAATAAGATGCGGGAAAGCGTGGGCATGGTGTTCCAGCGTTTCAATCTGTTCCCGCACATGACAGTGTTGGAAAATATCATCATGGCGCCGGTGAGCGTGAAGAAACAGCCACGCGCCGAAGCCATCGCGCAAGCAGAACAGCTGCTGCTCAAGGTCGGCCTGCTCGACAAGATCGACGCCTATCCCAACAGCCTGTCCGGCGGCCAGCAGCAGCGGGTAGCGATCGCCCGCGCGCTGGCGATGGAGCCGAAGATCATGCTGTTCGATGAACCGACCTCCGCGCTCGATCCTGAGCTGGTGGGCGAAGTGTTGGCGGTGATGAAATCACTGGCCCACGAGGGCATGACCATGGTGGTGGTGACGCATGAGATGGGCTTTGCCCGCGAGGTGGCCGACCGGGTGCTGTTTATCGATCAGGGGATCATTCAGGAGGAGGGTGCGCCGCAGCAGATCTTCAGCCAGCCGGCCAATCCGCGCACTCAGGCGTTTCTGAGCAAAGTTTTGTAA
- a CDS encoding basic amino acid ABC transporter substrate-binding protein: MLKRLVLIGACLAATFSIAALAAEPTYVVGSGGTYRPFEFENSQKQLEGFDIDIIKAVAKAEGFQIKLINTPWEGIFATLNSGDRDIIISGITITDKRKQMVDFSAPYFPAEQAIVVPQDSKVDSIAALKALKVGVVNSSTGDIVVSDALGKNSTAIKRFDNTPLMLQELYEDGIGAAVGDVGVAKFYIKTHPEKAFKLVPDAKFERQYFGIAVAKGNDELRNKINAGLKKIVADGTYAKIYQTWFDSNVPTLPAE; the protein is encoded by the coding sequence ATGTTAAAACGTTTAGTTCTGATCGGCGCCTGCCTGGCCGCCACCTTCTCCATCGCTGCGTTGGCGGCTGAACCCACCTACGTCGTCGGCTCCGGCGGCACCTATCGGCCATTCGAATTTGAAAACAGCCAAAAGCAGCTGGAAGGTTTCGACATCGACATCATCAAGGCGGTGGCCAAGGCCGAAGGCTTCCAAATCAAACTGATCAATACGCCGTGGGAAGGGATCTTCGCCACGCTGAACTCCGGCGATCGCGATATCATCATTTCCGGCATCACCATCACCGATAAACGCAAGCAGATGGTTGATTTCTCTGCGCCTTACTTCCCGGCTGAGCAGGCTATCGTGGTGCCGCAAGACTCGAAGGTGGACTCCATCGCCGCGCTGAAAGCGCTGAAGGTCGGCGTGGTGAACTCCAGCACCGGCGACATCGTGGTGTCCGACGCGCTGGGTAAAAACAGTACCGCCATCAAGCGCTTCGACAATACCCCGCTGATGCTGCAGGAGCTGTATGAAGACGGCATCGGCGCGGCGGTTGGCGACGTCGGCGTGGCCAAGTTCTATATCAAGACCCACCCGGAGAAAGCCTTCAAGCTGGTGCCCGACGCCAAGTTCGAGCGCCAGTATTTCGGCATCGCCGTCGCCAAAGGCAACGATGAGCTGCGCAACAAGATCAACGCCGGCCTGAAGAAAATCGTCGCCGACGGCACCTACGCCAAGATCTACCAAACCTGGTTCGACAGCAACGTACCGACGCTGCCGGCGGAATAA
- a CDS encoding amino acid ABC transporter permease, whose translation MEGAWMTIKCTIICVLLGTTWGLLLGLGRLAQAPHGIWKPILHYGVQWPVRIYISAFRGTPLFVQIMVVHFALVPLFINPRDGLLVTSGLMSVDFARALRADYGAFLSCVVAITLNAGAYVSEIFRAGIQSIDRGQMEASRSLGMSYGKTMRQVILPQAFRRMLPPLGNNAIAIVKDSSLASAIGLADLAYAARTVSGAYATYWEPYLTISLVYWVITFLLSLLVQHMEKRFGKSDSRT comes from the coding sequence ATGGAAGGCGCCTGGATGACCATCAAATGCACCATTATCTGCGTGCTGCTGGGCACCACCTGGGGCTTGCTCCTCGGGCTGGGCCGTTTGGCGCAGGCGCCGCACGGCATCTGGAAACCCATCCTGCATTACGGCGTTCAGTGGCCGGTGCGCATCTACATCAGCGCCTTTCGCGGCACGCCGCTGTTCGTGCAGATCATGGTGGTGCACTTCGCGCTGGTGCCGCTGTTCATCAACCCGCGTGACGGTCTGCTGGTCACCAGCGGCCTGATGAGCGTCGATTTCGCCCGTGCGCTGCGCGCCGACTACGGCGCCTTTCTCTCCTGCGTGGTGGCGATCACGCTCAACGCCGGCGCCTATGTGTCGGAGATCTTCCGCGCCGGGATCCAGTCGATCGACCGCGGCCAGATGGAGGCATCGCGCTCGTTGGGCATGAGCTACGGCAAGACCATGCGCCAGGTGATCCTGCCGCAAGCCTTCCGGCGCATGCTGCCGCCGCTGGGCAACAACGCCATCGCCATCGTCAAGGATTCGTCGCTGGCCTCCGCCATCGGCCTGGCGGATCTGGCCTATGCCGCCCGTACCGTCTCCGGCGCCTACGCCACCTACTGGGAGCCCTATCTGACCATTTCGCTGGTCTATTGGGTCATCACCTTCCTGCTCTCGCTGCTGGTGCAGCATATGGAAAAGAGGTTCGGTAAAAGTGATTCGCGTACATAA
- the ispF gene encoding 2-C-methyl-D-erythritol 2,4-cyclodiphosphate synthase, translating to MRIGHGFDVHKFGGEGPLVIGGVRIPYDKGLLAHSDGDVALHAATDALLGAAALGDIGKLFPDTDPAFKGADSRELLREAWKRIRAKGYRLGNLDITIIAQAPKMAPHIPQMRVFLAEDLQCHMGDVNVKATTTEQLGFTGRGEGIACEAVALLIKE from the coding sequence ATGCGTATCGGTCACGGTTTTGATGTACATAAATTCGGCGGCGAAGGCCCGTTGGTGATCGGTGGTGTTCGCATCCCTTACGACAAAGGCTTGCTGGCCCACTCCGACGGTGACGTCGCGCTGCATGCCGCCACCGACGCCCTGTTGGGGGCGGCGGCGCTGGGCGATATCGGCAAACTGTTCCCCGATACCGATCCGGCCTTCAAAGGCGCCGACAGCCGCGAGCTGCTGCGCGAAGCCTGGAAACGCATCCGCGCCAAAGGTTACCGCCTCGGTAACCTCGATATCACCATCATCGCTCAGGCGCCGAAAATGGCGCCGCACATCCCGCAGATGCGCGTCTTCCTGGCGGAAGATCTGCAGTGCCATATGGGTGACGTCAACGTGAAGGCCACCACCACCGAACAGCTCGGTTTCACCGGGCGCGGCGAGGGCATCGCGTGCGAAGCGGTCGCCTTGCTGATCAAGGAATAA
- the ftsB gene encoding cell division protein FtsB gives MGKLTLLLLALLGWLQYSLWLGKNGIHDYVRVNEDVAVQQGNNAKLKARNDQLFAEIDDLNGGQEAIEERARNELGMIKPGETFYRLVPDQSRRNAASSSQNNAQK, from the coding sequence ATGGGAAAACTTACGCTGCTATTGCTGGCATTGCTCGGTTGGTTACAGTATTCACTGTGGCTGGGCAAAAATGGTATTCACGATTACGTGCGGGTCAATGAAGACGTTGCGGTCCAGCAGGGCAACAACGCCAAGTTGAAAGCGCGTAACGATCAGCTGTTTGCCGAAATCGATGATTTGAACGGCGGACAGGAAGCGATCGAAGAGCGTGCGCGTAATGAGCTGGGCATGATCAAGCCCGGTGAGACTTTCTATCGTCTGGTTCCTGACCAATCCAGGCGCAACGCGGCGTCTTCTTCGCAAAACAACGCACAAAAATAA
- the ispD gene encoding 2-C-methyl-D-erythritol 4-phosphate cytidylyltransferase, which produces MNHSAGTFPSVIAVLPAAGIGSRMQAECPKQYLTIGRHSIVEHAIHALLRHPRIERVIVAIGPEDRQFERLPIAQDPRVTVTEGGKQRADSVMAGLKLAGDADWVLVHDAARPCLHADDLERLLAITAHSKVGGILAAPVRDTMKRAEPGRDTIAHTVERQDLWHALTPQLFPLPLLKQCLQRALDEGANVTDEASALEHCGYHPQLIAGRADNIKVTRPEDLALAAFYLTQLDN; this is translated from the coding sequence ATGAATCACTCCGCAGGTACCTTTCCCTCGGTGATTGCCGTCCTGCCCGCTGCCGGTATCGGCAGCCGCATGCAGGCGGAATGCCCGAAGCAATATTTAACCATCGGCCGGCACAGCATCGTCGAACACGCCATCCACGCCCTGTTGCGCCACCCGCGCATTGAACGGGTGATCGTGGCGATCGGCCCCGAAGATCGTCAGTTCGAACGGCTACCCATCGCTCAGGATCCGCGGGTGACCGTCACCGAGGGCGGCAAACAGCGCGCCGATTCGGTGATGGCCGGGTTGAAACTGGCGGGTGATGCGGACTGGGTGTTGGTGCACGACGCCGCGCGCCCCTGCCTGCACGCCGACGATCTCGAGCGCCTGCTGGCGATCACCGCACACAGCAAGGTGGGCGGCATTCTCGCCGCGCCGGTGCGCGACACCATGAAGCGCGCCGAACCCGGCCGCGACACCATCGCCCACACCGTTGAACGGCAGGATCTGTGGCATGCGCTGACGCCGCAGTTGTTTCCGCTGCCGCTGCTCAAGCAGTGCCTGCAGCGCGCGCTGGATGAAGGCGCAAACGTCACCGACGAAGCCTCGGCGCTGGAGCATTGCGGCTATCATCCGCAGCTGATCGCCGGCCGGGCGGACAACATTAAAGTAACGCGGCCGGAGGATTTGGCGCTGGCGGCGTTCTATTTGACCCAGTTAGACAATTAA